The DNA window attaaacttgatttaaataaGTTTGGTTGATTCGTCAACTCTCTccatctcaaaataaaaacattccaagtcttttttttaaattgaaatgaaattgttttggataaaaaaaaaattaaaaagcaaaacaacctTGCtctggataatttttttaaaaaaatccttgaatTCAATTTAATCAGATCTCATTAAAGTTTTACTAAgtataagttaatttaaaaattaaatcaagttttacaataaaataaaatattttaatgcgaAAACTAGTATAAACACAAAATTTGTTGTTGCATCTTTTTTCACATGTAATAAAACGATGAATCAAACCAAATGTTTGATTGATAAATGGAAGCTCCTCCCCGTCCCCGAGacctgtttatttttacgtttcaaaagtgtttataaaaaattaaattttattttatttttttactttaaaataatatattttttaatatttttaaattattttaatatactaatatcaaaaataattttaaaaaataactacaattaTATTTCCAAAAACAACATTCCCAACCAACTATATAGAGCTGCAAAGCTCCTATTAACATTCTGCCGCAAAGTTTGACATTAGGTAAATAATGCTTTTCCATATTTGTAATTAAATCGAGTAAACAATGCATGTACTGTGAGGCCAAGCCATAATTAATGAACACAGCATGCTAAAGaggacatgcatgcatgcagtCCTTGAAGGTATCTGCTCGGTTTTATATAGATTCAAGTGAAGACTATAAGAAAAATCTTACAAGTCTCGGCATGAATTCTGTGTTAAAAGACgaactattattactataaaacaATTTAACCAGTAttgctataaaaacaaaatatttttttaaccttttttaatatcaaaactagaaaacctttccgttatataaaaaaatcccttaattaccagtaaaaaaaaaattcaaaacttaaatataaaaaaaatcattaaaaaaactcaaaataaaattcaacgaTGAAGATAACATTATTCatccaagaaaagaagaagaaattaattatggtCATTTTTTAAACATCTGGATGTTGACTTTAATTGTATTACATGACATGGCTATACGTATGCCATTACACAGACTAACAAGGCTAGAACCGtcatttgaaaaaacatcatcgATAAGAAAAGCCCAGCTCACATTCTCTCTACAGTTATATACTATCAATCGGTGCTGTAGCATCTCTTATCTCTTCCAATCTCTTACtgctaaaccaaaaaaatagaatcTCTTATCTGCTCTCACACCCTATCTCTATTTCCCTTATTATCCGATCCTCCTTGTCGGTTCTCCCATCTGTATGTGCTCTCAATTCCTTACTCTACAAGCTTTCTTCAACAACTAACCCACTCCACTCTCCttgatcctttattttttattttttaacttgatttgatcGTTTCTCTTTAACCCTTTCTCGATTGATGAGAAAACTGTAAATACAAGATCGAGAAACTGAAGGTCTTACTGGTTACGTTTTACCAGCTGTGATCGGTGATTTTCAGGTgtggtggattttttttatcttcgtTTCCTTTGATTCTTTTTGAGTAAACACGGATCGTTTGATTTGTAGAAAAGATGAtcgtaatttttattttttgtctgaAAGCAAGTAGGAAACttgagtttttgtgttttgtttctatttctGGAAAAGACACGGTTTACAgtatattattcttttgatcataaattacaaaataaataaatcttcaaTTTCACCTCAATTTCGTTGTTAATTACGGTTTTAACCTCTGTTATTTATTCTTgtttcagttaattttttttttttaaagaggagAGATGGTGTCGCTGCAAGGACCGGTAATATGCCCTACTGTGCGTGCAAAACAAGCAGGAAAACACGCTTTCCCGATGACTGGTCCCTTGGTGAAGGCTAGGTTGGTTAGAAGTGAATTGTGGGGATTTAAGGGTTACAAAACTAAGGTGGGTCTTACTTCTCGGCAACTGAAAGCGCGAAGATGCAATACAGTGCAGTGTAGTTTGAGCTCATCGTCAGATGGTAATGGGAGTACAGCCGAGAATTTCAATGAAAATGATGAAGATTATGTCAACTCCAGTGTCGTTGAAGCTGGTAGGGTTTGCCTTTAAATTACATTAGAGTATCCTGTCTTAGTGATTGTAGACTGCCAGCATTAATCATTGAAGATTTTTTTGTGCAATGTGGTTTGTGATGTATTTAAATTGTTGATTTGAATTGGGTTTTTCATGTAGTTGAGGTGAAGAGTGGATCGGATGGTTTTGTTATCAAAATGAGGGATGGAAGGCACTTAAGATGTGTCCACAACAACCCTCAAGGTGGGCATCTGCCGGATTATGCTCCCCATCCTGCGATTGTATTGAAGATGGAAGATGGGACTGGTCTTCTTCTTCCAATAATTGTTTGTATGTTCGCTGTTATACTCAGTAGTTTCTAATACATTCTTTGCAATACTTAGAGACCAGTGCTTACTTTGTCATTTTGGAGTGATGATCTGCATTTGATTGCTTTCAGTGGAGATGCCAAGTGTGTTGCTCATGGCAGCAGTGCGCAATGTCCAAATTGTATGTATTTAGTTTCCTTATTAATGTGATAGGATTTTTATTTCGGAATAATGGAGTTGTCAAATCTGGACTCTGGCAACTGCTTGGATTTGTTTCATATATAGCTATGCTGAGGAATTTTGGCTGTCGGTTTCCAGGCAAGACCAACTATGTATCAAGTGGTGAAGGACATGGTTGAAAAGATGGGTTTTGAAGTAAGTTggtgtttcttcttctcttcccttttcttttcataaacaaagaaaataaaaaaatagagagagaggcCAGGCTCAAGCACGTGGAAGTGCATAAACAAGCCTAATGCCATATAGCCTACACCATAGAAAATCTACGAAGGAGATGCGAAGTATACTTTCCTTATTTTCTACCATTGTAAGTGAAATACTACTAATTTACACCGATGTTTTGATTATGATACTCT is part of the Populus trichocarpa isolate Nisqually-1 chromosome 2, P.trichocarpa_v4.1, whole genome shotgun sequence genome and encodes:
- the LOC7479727 gene encoding bifunctional nuclease 1, yielding MVSLQGPVICPTVRAKQAGKHAFPMTGPLVKARLVRSELWGFKGYKTKVGLTSRQLKARRCNTVQCSLSSSSDGNGSTAENFNENDEDYVNSSVVEAVEVKSGSDGFVIKMRDGRHLRCVHNNPQGGHLPDYAPHPAIVLKMEDGTGLLLPIIVLEMPSVLLMAAVRNVQIARPTMYQVVKDMVEKMGFEVKLVRVTKRVHEAYFAQLYLTKIGNETECVSFDLRPSDAINIAVRCKVPIQVNKYLAYSDGMRVIESGKPIQSPASDGILFTELDRPTGQPCLDTKEFNLVRNMFTAAFEERYGDAAQWRDKLGQFRAKRNLKKYT